The Aythya fuligula isolate bAytFul2 chromosome 1, bAytFul2.pri, whole genome shotgun sequence nucleotide sequence TAACCATCATCAATCTGCCTTCCTCAAACTGTtttaggaaagaggaaaaaaagaaatctaaaaccCTCCTCTAGTTTTCctagaaaaataagtttaattaGTGCCTGTTCCTGAGTCCCAATCCTGCAGTAAGAACAGAGCCATGCAAGTCTACAGAGGCCTCCTGACCCTCTGCTGTTACCCATGACCAGAAATAAACTCAAGGCTCTGCTGGCTTATTTGTAGCTCAGGCAGCACATCCAAGTTTTGGAGCAAGTCAAGACATGGAACAGATCAAAGAAGCTATTTCTGCTCCACATGTTAAGccaagattatttattttttatttttttatcaagGTAAATGTGGTCACTGAAGTTTGGGACGAGTCCAACATGGTTAAGTCCATGGATTTCAGTGGGAATTGAGGCCTCCCAGAGCGTTCTGCCCAAGAGATATTGACACAACCCCATGTAGGTATTTGCATGTAACTCTacaaacattattaaaaatacacatgaCCAAAGTGTTTGCTTGGAGTCACATCTTTGGTGAATGAATAGGACTTACTTATTGGTAGAGGTTACTATGAAAGCTAAACAAGTGAGGCATTCAAAGAACCATTAGTAAGAAACAGCAGGTGTATACCCTGACCTAAAACAGCCATGAGCTCTTGCAAAGAAATCTGGTGAAGTAATGCACCGATGCAGGAGATATTTCCAGGTGCTGTGGACTGTTTTTGAGACTGGAGACTTTTCCCTATCCTGTGAAAAGGAAGACCAGTGCAACAAGCAGATCCTCACCCCAAAGCACACACATACTCTTTCAGTGGCAAATCAACTAGCAGCAATTTTTGCAGATACTTATCTCCTCTCCTTCACAGGCTAGTTTCTGTTTAAGAGACAGACCTGACTTTGTGCTCATATCTTCAGAATCTATCAATAAGGAAATCACTGGGTAGTCAGAATATGCATCATTAAGGCATAACAGTGACTGAGGCAGATGGGAATTTGACATCCAAAGACAGAAAACCTTTGTTAGAATACATATAACCTAAAAAGTatcaaggaaaagagaaacacaatATTGAAACACAAATATTACATATAATTTACAAACAGAAGGGATTTAAtagtattttcaattttataatgattatttatttctatcatGGCAAGTTATTAAAGACTCAAAGTAACTTGAAACCATGTTGTGCTATGAGTCTTACAGAGATTCAGATACAACCCTTGCCTTCTCTGTGGTATGACAAGGTGTTAAATAGGGAAGAaacaacaggggaaaaacacacagtttggtttgtggcaaaaaaaaaaaaaagaaaaagaaaaaaaatagtactttcAGGTCTGATAGAATAAGGCACAGTAAAACCTGGATGAGGCAGAATGATCCAGAAATTGTCTGGGGAAGCACTGGACATGTCTGCTAGGTACTATGAGTGAGTTACTTCCATGTGGGCAAGTAGCCCAGCAGGTGACACTCAGAAGTCTTTTTCTGAggataaaataatgaaagctaAAAGGAAGTAGTTTCTAAACAGGAGTGGAAAATGATGTTGGAATGTCAGGTTAatgtcaaaatataaaaatacagcatataGTAGCAGTGTATGGAAGATTGGACCAGTGCAAGTACTACAAATGTGGTTGCATTGTAGAGTCACTGGGAGCATCCACAGTAGTTGGAAACATCTGCATTCCTGTTTTGTGTGTCTCTGGCTCCTTGCATGAAGTTTTGATGCAATCCACTTTAAAACAATTGATGGTGTCATCACAGATGTGCATGACCCCAGGCTATTGCTTCCCAGCTGCAAGGATAAGCAAATTTTCTAGTTGGACATATGTGCTGACAGCACTGGGAGCTGACATCTTGCTTTGGCTGATCACAGAAGAGAGCCCTGGATCTCAGTCTGTCCCATGAACTGTAATGAACAAACTCCCAAGTTGAACATCTGGCAAAATTTAGGGACCAGCAATCTTCTCTTGCTGTGTTCTTGGAAACAAACCTAGGACAGTGCCTACAGAGCCAGTGCAGCCTTCTGCTAGGAAGTGGTTGCAACACACACTGGTGCCTCAGTGGTGCACAGAGACACTGGGAGCATGACTTCTAAACTGGCTCCCCAATAAGTGCTTGGTTCCACACCTTTAGATTCACATGGTGAATCTTTTCAGTTATTCATGAGATACTGTGACAGGAGTTTCCCTAAACAGCAAAACTTCATAGAGAAGTTAGGAGGAACATTGCTAATCACACACAGTGGATAGATGTGTCTGTCAGTGCGGGCTGGGacagttttccagttttcttagGATggtcatgaaaataaaatgacttttgGTTGTGATAATGGTCAGTGTTGAACTGAGACAGGTCTACAAGTATCAGGTTCAGCCATGAGCCCACCAGCAGTGGTTCCTCTTGCCTTGGTTGCCGCTCACTGTCCCTGGCTGTGATGATGCTGGCACAAGAGTGTATGGTTAAGTGATGAACTGGACACAGTGGTCAGCATTGACCTGTgttaaaaattaatctgaaagaAAGATCATTTTTAACAGACTTCCTTTCACTGTTCTGATATAATTAACAGGGGGAGCAGCGTGGGGTGGGAAGGTGCGGCTACAACAGGCGTatgggaagaaaacacagatttgtCTTCAGCTCGGGACCGTGTTAGTGGAATAGTAGTCTGTATACCCCTTAATGCCAATCCCCACTGAATAACTCCAAATGAAGCTCTCTGTTTGCAGGCACTGTTCTCAGCTGTGAGACAGGAGCTGCCACTACTTGTTTTGCAGTTAAAGCCTACACTTGCCATCACATAGACTAATTGAAGCCACTGGTAGAAGAGAGCAGGAACTTCATGAAGATGAGCACATGTCCTAATGGAGGTACAACACTTAAGAACAGTTGCAGGCTGTTAGTGGGTCTGGTGCCAACCCACAAGTACCTATAAAACTAAACCTTCTGGTGAGCCAATCTTTTGCATGTGGGAATACAAGTGCTGAAGATCAAATACATTTCCACTAGTGTGTAGCTGAACAGAAACTCTTCCGTGAGTGGAAGGATACTACTAGAATAATACTCAACCCCTAGTGCCTGACTCACCTGTCCTTTTATATAAGATGGCTCACATATCCACATCTAAGTACCCTGAGTATTACGATGCCAAAAGATGATGACCATTCATCTCCTGGCAGAATAAGGAATGCAATCTGGATCTTCTGAGCTTCAGGTTAGTACCAGAAGCAGTGCACAACTCAGTCAAAGCATCGGTACTCATTTAGAATTGGTTTACCTTAGAGTTAACTGTGAGATGTAGAAGTATAAAATAGCATTTAGTATGAAAATAGGGAAAGAACAAGAGAATTCTCTTCATACCAGTTCCATGAGTTACTCCAAACAAATACGGAAGTATCGTCCCTGGAAGACTGCTCTTGCAAGACACAGAACCAGGAACATGATAGTATTTATTACAGAAGGTCATAAAGTAccaaaatatattgcaaaacATCCTTCCTGTAAGCCCCAAAACATGAAGGTCAACATTTTCCAACATCACATAGTCAAGGATTTTGAAACTACAAAAATCAAGAGTTCTGCTAAACTTTACTTCTGTGATATCGCTGTCGGAAATCCCAAGCACCAGCAATAAACATTCTCTTTCACTCTGTAAGATGGTCAAAATATTTGCGTTATCCTACAGTTTGCTATTAAGTTACAAAATACTCATGCACAGAAGCTGACTAAATACTCTGCATATTTTCATCCAAGATAATGAACAGCAAATACACCATTGCTAGAAAATGACTGGAGCTAAGATCCTTCAGACTTGCAGtgggtgtttttaaaaataaaaaataaaaaaaaaaaaataataaggaaagtGTAATGGAAAAGGAATGAGAATATGCATCGTATGCACCAACTGAGCCCAAAACAGTGTACTCTGAGAGCTTTGTTGCAGAGCTCAGTATTGTGAAAAGCCTGAAATCCTACAGGGTCCTCTGGGCCTGAAGGACACTGTCAGGCTACAGTGGATGAAACCAGGGAGCTGATCCAACTTTAAAGTTATCAATCCCAAAAGAGAAGTTTCTCTTAGGCTAGGGGGATGGAAGTGTCCTGTTTATTAAAGACGAACAGTTCCTTGGTAGGGTCCACAGAGCATGATCTCGGGCAGTGGGGCGGGCACACCTGCGGGAGGCAGCTGTAGCCCAGCCCGTGCAGGAATGAGTCCTGAGCACAAGATGGTGCAGGAGAACAGAAGCAAATGTTGTCACTGAAGGCAAGATGACAGCAAATTGCTGCTGCTAACCTAAAACTAGAGGCAGAAGAGACAACAGGGTTCAAAAAGACCTGTGTCACTGCCACCTAAACTCagaaaaaacatctctttttctctgaagatgcTTCACACTGCTTCCCCACATCTCCACTGTCACACTGATCTAAGAAAATGGCACAGTCTCATAGTTTAGTTTGACTTATTTCCAggaattcagtgtttttcatcAGTCTCTGGATTGAGTGATACGAATGAAGTCTCAGTGCATATGAAATGCAGATTGGCAGGACTGGGCTGAAATGTCATTGTGACTTGTCATCCACTTCCTAATGATAAAAAtgactattaaaataaaaatgcatcgtatattaaaaaaaaacatgaacttgaagagagattattttatGGACATTATTCTCTCCTCTCTTAGCTACCTCTTCTCTAcaaatgtgattaaaaactCTGCTCTTTCCATAAGGAAATAACCACATAATCTCTTGTTCCTATTATTAACGTCCCCTACTACACAATACCAACCACTGTTCCTTAGAGACGATTTAGCTGACAGGCATCTAATTAAACCCAAAGTAACTGTTCTCAGCATATACTcagttttaaagtttatttcatagagtcacagaatggcttgggttggaagggaccttaaagatcacccagttccaatccccctgccatgggcagggacacatcccaccagaccaggttgcccaaagccccatccagcctggccttgagcacctccagggatggggcatccacagcttctctgggcagccagtgccaatgcctcaccaccctctgagtaaataatttcttcctaaaatctaATCcaaacctaccctcttttagtttaaggccattcccccttgccctatcactacaccccctgacaaagagtccctccccagctttcctgcaggacccctttaggcactggaaggccgctGTAAGAtctccctgaagccttctcttctccaggctgaacaaccccagctccatcagcctgtcttcatagaaggCCTTCAGGTCTGAGAAGGGCTGGTCTCTTAATGATCTTGTTTTCccattaatataaataaattaaataatatatattacctcataaaatgtaaaagcagaTTTACTTTAAAACAGGTTGCAATGGTATCTAAGGCTCTCCCTTGGATATGGTGGCTTACTGTGGCTATTCCCAGATTATGGTTGATAGATGTTTTCAGTAAAAACCacccatgcttttttttcttaaatgacaTTTACATAGTAGTCCAGCAAGTATGATCAAGATGTGTGCCCAAAAACAGAGAGTCACCATTTCTTGCTTTTAGTTATATCTCTGTCACCAAGCTGAACACTTTTAAAGAACTGCAGGGCCAGAGAGAACCATGAAACAAGTACAATGTTAAAAACTCCAAGGTAAAGCAGAGAAACTAATTTTAGAGGAAGAACCAGAACCCCAGTCTCTGCCATTGCAGATGTAAGCCTCAGCCACCAGATTATGGACTCACATCCCCtatgttttctctctctgccccaTTTATTCCTCTGCAGACCAGCACAGAAGGACCCAGCATCACACACACATGCCCAATGTTTGATGGCAGGAGTGTTCCCTCTGTAGCTGAGGCTTTGAAGTCTCTtgggcagaagaaaagctgtctgAAGCCTGCCTCCTCTCACTTCTATGACGAGTGCCCTAACCAGTGGGCTACTTTAACCTGGGAGTGTCATTTCCATCccatcttttaaaagaaaaggttaaaTCTTGATTTCCTCTTTGAATGATTCTAGACTTCTATTCTCAGATGAGGACCCAAACTGTGGATCCCAACTGGGTGCTGATGCCTGGTGTCCAATGTGTCTGCTCATTCACCATTAGggagaattaaaaatgcagGTTGTGATTATGACAGGATATTATAgagaataaggagaaaaaatattcaattattattatgagAAGAAGACTCACTAAAGTTTGCTATGGAATATCAACCACCTATTTGCAATTACCCTGATCAGCACACTGGATCTAACTCAGActttgtggattttattttagccTGTGGAGTTTAGTTACTCAGTCAAAACCACCTTTGATTCTGGGTTCTTATGTGTCTGCTTTGGAGGTGTCAATGTGGTTCTTGCCACTTGTGCCTGTGGTCAATGACTGGCCGTGTTCGGCCAATGCTATTTTATGACCAATACCAAGCAAGTGATGGCTCCCATGCCCACGTGGCGACACGTACCTGCCTCCCAGCCTCGTTGTTGTGCCGGTTCATTGCCGCCAGCCCGCTCCCACTCTTGCCCGTTATGTTCCTCATGGGCACATCCAGGAACCTCCTGCTGAATGACATCCCGTAGTGGATGTCATCTGAGCAGCCGCCCCAATGCCAGCCCTCGCTGGCTGAGCCGCCGCTCTGCAGGCTGGTGTCGCAGGAGCACTCGGTCACGTTGCCCGCGCTGCAGGACCGTGTCACGGCGTGCACCAGGCCCGCCGCCGTCACCGCATGTATGAACGCCGTCTCCTTCGTGCCTGCAAAGCAACACAGGGACATGTTGCCTCACAGCCGCCTCAGATCACCTTCCTGGCCAAGTTGGAGAAATGGATTTTACTAGCCAGAGTATTATTAAAAGGGAAAGGTTATGAGTTTAAAGTCGTCACGGCTTGGTCTGCATTGTTAACTTGTTTAAAGCTGTAGATATTCACATCTGAAAAAAGACTTCAGGGACTATTCATGTGACCATGCTattaattttgctgtttctggctGCCAGTACTATGCAATTTCTGGTAACTGCTTTCTAAATCTGGTTGGGAACTTTATTTGACACAGAAACTTTTGAGCCAATTAAATtttaatcaaatcaaatcaaaacaaaacaaacaaaaacccacccaAACCTTCACTCCCACTCTGCTTTTGACTGCTCATATTAATTTGATGAAGAAATTAGTTCAGATCTTGAAGGAGGATCTTGAAGCCACCATGATCCTGGGGTACTTTGGTACAGGGccaaaatgtatttcatgttAAATTTAGTAAATGTTGAGGTTGTAGTAATTCACAATGTTGCAAACAGCCCCCAGATTCTTAAACCAGGCAGAAATCAGGATGGCACAAGAATATTTTGGCCATGTGCTTTGCCTACGATAATCTGGACATGACAAAGTTTACAGTATAAAAACCTTCATCTGTTCCTGTTAAATCCCAAAGAATCATGGGTGTACCTGTCTGGGCCTCAAGCCTCTCTGCAACTTCTGGCATAGTGTGGCAAAGAGCACAACTCACTTTCTAAGCAAACCTAAAATCAATGCCTCTGCATTAACTGCAGCTAAAATTTCACCATTGTAAAAACAACCTGGTATTTCCAGTCTCCAAAGCTCCTGCTCACTGACAAGAAAgttcttgttcttttctccTGTTCGTGTCAGTCTGTGCTACTGGTACCATCATAAAATCTTCCCAGGATACTCCAGTGAGGCTTTGTGGCATAGCAGTGTCACTTAGCTGTGGGTCTTCAGGAACAATTCTTCCCAATGGCTGGGATTAACGCAGTGTGTACGGCTACATATAGGAGAGTAAAaatctttgaatttttttttttttttttttttccccttttttggAACATGCATCACTTTTTATAgcttattttatgtttatatgattttttttccccactgctgtAATATAAAGTGGagatggcaaaaataaataaataaataaataaaggggcACTGCAATATTTGATGAAGCTATGCTGAAATCAGCGAGCAGAGCGCTCAAAAGTAACTTGAAGTCCACAGCCTCTGATCCTACCACTCGATATGAACAGAACATCCCCGTTTCTGCatgaatttcagtattttccttaTCAGCTCATGCAATGAAAGCAGCTTCAGGCTCGTGGTGTCGAGCAGTGCCGTCTAGCAGAGTGTACATGGTGGGATTTAAGGTAACTCCTGGTACGTCTGGTGCCACCAGCAGATTTTTACCTGCAACCGAGGGACCTTTTCAAAATGCCGTGCGTGTGTGTGTCACTGCCATTTAGCAACTGTGACACACACAAGGGCACAACCCCAGCCGCCAGTCCAAGAAGAACGGCGTTTCAACACAGCTAGGTAGATTTACCCAAAGGCACCGTCAACCCCGGGGAGCCATGGGCAAAAACCCGTCGCGACACCTTGGGATGGACAACAGCAGATAGAGTCCCGCGTGGGTGTCTCCGGGATGGGTCGGGGTCGCCTTGCGGGATGCAAGGGGGACACATGGGGGGGAGACGGGGGCCACTCAccgctgctgagctgctgcccgAAGgctgcgggcggggggcggcagTCCCAGCGCTCGTGTCGGAACTGGCTGCGGCACTCGCGGAGGCCGAGGCTCGCTCCCTCCCGGATGGCTGGCACCAGCTCCGGCttctccctgcacagctcctgctgccgaGGGCTCAGCGGCGGGCTGGGGCACCCCATTTTCTCCGGACCGCCGGAGGCGGCGATGCCCAGCCACCTGCGGGATCAACCCCACAAACACCCCGGTTAGCCACGAGGGCCCCGCGGACACGCGTGGCCGCGGGGCCCCCTCTCGAGCCCCGCTACTCACGTCCAGGTGCCGCCGGCGGCGCCGGAGCAGAGGGTGAGCAG carries:
- the WNT16 gene encoding protein Wnt-16, with the protein product MGRVAPLGRCLLRAALLLTLCSGAAGGTWTWLGIAASGGPEKMGCPSPPLSPRQQELCREKPELVPAIREGASLGLRECRSQFRHERWDCRPPPAAFGQQLSSGTKETAFIHAVTAAGLVHAVTRSCSAGNVTECSCDTSLQSGGSASEGWHWGGCSDDIHYGMSFSRRFLDVPMRNITGKSGSGLAAMNRHNNEAGRQAVAKLMSVDCRCHGVSGSCAVKTCWKTMSSFEKIGRFLKDKYENSIQISDRLKKKLRRKEKSQRKIPIQKEDLLYVNKSPNYCVEDQKLGIPGTQGRECNRTSEGPDGCNLLCCGRGYNTHVVRHVERCDCKFIWCCYVRCRRCETMTDVHTCK